From a region of the Oceanibaculum indicum P24 genome:
- a CDS encoding beta strand repeat-containing protein, with the protein MATVTGTGASDYLVGSADGDLVNGGLGNDTIRGLGGNDTLNGAEGADDIDGGDGNDWLIGSGGNDVLQGGMNADTLEGGAGNDVLRGGKGHDSIVGGDGDDTLYSGLGQDTLTGGSGADVFVLRGADANFPGALKTPTITDFVAGSDRVAIEGATDADITTALAGQTTVEGGVSFTIAGATITVKGSGLTTLSTANVVTTATVDQAPVAGQTLTLTTATDVITGGEGNDTIIGEFTGTTTVNAADQIDGGAGTDTLKLYGTPGNFPAGTKNIEVLNYVTPGNNDINLGTASAPSGVTRVQVDQVNATGGKSITTTGYNGVTLDLATLNNGSAGGALTWAASTTDTTLNLELSGYSNATAQNLTVTGAAATTLNVTTDTAASKIATLTGPATATTVNLAVGSGAALSVTSLAASAAKTVNVSGAGKATISGSDLAATVTVDASANTGGVAYTGEAGSTLTFKGGSGSDQVTAAVADLTTADALDGGAGSDALALSTAATLTSKSAAAGVNDAVNFESLVVTTGNNQVDVGFITNGIANFKTSGNATLTATNSLSTTTYTVDNSAGNTGTLSIGNKVGEISTALTLDAGSAPAAKTLTSLTLAGATSVSLVSTGTGTGAANVITTLANADNSVITITGSKDLTITNAIAGTATGSKV; encoded by the coding sequence ATGGCGACGGTGACGGGTACGGGTGCGAGCGATTATCTGGTTGGTAGTGCCGACGGGGATCTGGTGAATGGCGGTCTGGGGAATGACACGATCCGGGGTCTTGGCGGCAACGACACGCTGAACGGGGCGGAGGGTGCCGACGACATCGATGGCGGCGACGGCAATGACTGGCTGATCGGGTCTGGCGGCAATGACGTGCTGCAGGGCGGCATGAATGCCGACACGCTGGAAGGCGGTGCGGGCAATGACGTGCTGCGCGGCGGCAAGGGTCATGACTCGATCGTCGGCGGCGATGGCGACGACACGCTGTATTCCGGGCTTGGCCAGGACACGCTGACCGGCGGCTCGGGGGCGGACGTGTTCGTGCTGCGCGGGGCGGATGCCAACTTCCCCGGCGCGCTGAAGACCCCGACCATCACCGACTTCGTGGCCGGCAGCGACCGTGTTGCCATCGAGGGGGCGACGGATGCCGATATCACCACCGCGCTGGCGGGGCAGACCACGGTCGAGGGCGGTGTGTCCTTCACGATCGCGGGGGCGACCATCACCGTGAAGGGCAGCGGCCTGACCACGCTGAGCACGGCCAATGTCGTGACCACCGCTACGGTGGACCAGGCGCCGGTCGCGGGCCAGACGCTGACGCTGACGACGGCGACCGACGTGATCACCGGCGGCGAGGGCAATGACACCATCATCGGCGAGTTCACCGGCACGACCACGGTGAACGCGGCCGACCAGATCGATGGCGGTGCGGGCACCGACACGCTGAAGCTCTATGGCACGCCGGGCAACTTCCCGGCCGGTACGAAGAATATCGAGGTGCTGAACTACGTCACCCCGGGCAACAACGACATCAATCTGGGCACGGCGAGCGCGCCCTCGGGCGTCACCCGGGTGCAGGTCGACCAGGTCAATGCGACCGGCGGCAAGTCGATCACCACGACCGGCTATAATGGCGTGACGCTGGACCTGGCGACGCTGAACAATGGCAGCGCGGGCGGCGCGCTGACCTGGGCGGCCAGCACCACCGACACGACGCTGAACCTGGAGCTGTCGGGCTACAGCAACGCGACGGCGCAGAACCTGACCGTCACCGGGGCGGCGGCGACCACGCTGAACGTCACCACCGACACGGCGGCCAGCAAGATCGCCACGCTGACCGGTCCGGCGACGGCCACCACGGTGAACCTGGCGGTCGGCTCGGGCGCCGCCCTGTCGGTCACCTCGCTGGCGGCCTCGGCGGCCAAGACGGTGAATGTCTCGGGTGCCGGCAAGGCGACGATCTCCGGCTCCGACCTGGCGGCGACGGTGACGGTGGATGCCTCGGCCAATACCGGCGGCGTTGCCTATACCGGCGAGGCCGGCTCGACCCTGACCTTCAAGGGCGGCTCGGGGTCGGACCAGGTGACGGCGGCGGTTGCCGACCTGACCACGGCGGACGCGCTGGATGGCGGGGCGGGCAGCGATGCGCTGGCCCTGTCGACGGCGGCGACGCTGACCTCCAAGTCTGCTGCGGCCGGCGTGAATGATGCGGTGAACTTCGAGAGCCTGGTCGTGACCACCGGCAACAACCAGGTCGATGTCGGGTTCATCACCAATGGCATCGCCAACTTCAAGACCAGCGGCAACGCCACGCTGACGGCGACCAACTCGCTGTCGACCACGACCTATACCGTCGATAACAGCGCGGGCAACACCGGCACTCTGTCGATCGGCAACAAGGTGGGCGAGATCAGCACCGCGCTCACGCTGGATGCGGGCTCCGCGCCGGCGGCGAAGACGCTGACCAGCCTGACGCTGGCGGGGGCGACCAGCGTGTCGCTGGTGTCGACCGGTACCGGCACGGGGGCGGCGAACGTGATCACCACGCTGGCCAATGCCGACAACTCGGTAATCACCATCACCGGCTCGAAGGATCTGACGATCACCAACGCCATTGCCGGCACGGCGACCGGCTCGAAGGTGG